Genomic segment of Hydractinia symbiolongicarpus strain clone_291-10 chromosome 5, HSymV2.1, whole genome shotgun sequence:
ACTATGATAAACGAAGTGGAAGAACTTTTTGTTACTGAGAACGAAGTTAAAGAATACCAAAAGAAAGCCGAAGCAGTGCCATGTATTAAAATTAACAAGGTCAATATGCAATGGGTACAAGTATTAGCTGAGGGATGGGCGTCTCCATTGAAAGGGTTTATGAAGGAGCGTAGATACCTTCAAACGCTTCATTTCAACACTCTGCAAGGTGCAGACACTGTTAACCAGTCTGTGCCGATAGTTTTACCAATCAACAATGAAGAAAAAGAATTGCTGGAAGGTGTGGAAGAGTTTGTGTTGGAGTATGATGGGAAAAAAGTTGCCATGATGAAAGGATTTGAGATTTTTCCTCACCGAAAAGAAGAAAGATGCTGTAGACAGTTCGGCACCAGGAGCGTTAATCATCCTTATGTCAAAATGATCATGGAGTCTGGTGACTGGTTGGTTGGAGGAGATTTGTATGTTTTTGGTAAGTTTTGGCTTTATCTAGCCTAACTGGCATATATAGGTTTAAAGTGGAGAAATTAGAATGATTGAAGAAGTATTTTATATTGTAGCTGAAATGtgctaaaatgtaaaataagaataaataaccAGGCGTAAACTTCAGTaaacaaaagtatttttatgtattcaagtattttctgtatattttaaGTTCTTAGATTGCATTCAATGGTCTTCTTTTTTTCCAATCCTTAAATTTCAGCCTTATTGTTGTTTTATCATAACAGGCCCCGTgccaaaaatagtttttatagAATTGGAATGTAGTTATTTAAGTAACTGTCGAGTTCTTAAATGATTAATGAGAAACGTTCGTGctcagaaaaaaaaaagctaGTTAAAAAACGTTTATAACAAGTTTGGACAGTGAGGATTTGTCCATAGTGTATTTAGATTAGAAGCAGAGAATACAATCGGTAAGCTAGGCCTTTTTACGCGACTAAGCGTTAAAATTAGTGATGTAGCTAAATTTGTAGTTTAGGAGGAGAGATATAGTTACGTCAAGAATTGTATAAATTTTACTGTCTATGGTCTGCAACCTAAAAGAAATTCATAAAAGCGTAAGAAAGACTTTAGTGATATGCATGACCTCAATGATGGCAGTGATTGTTTTTTTAcctgttgtttatttttcaacctgttttttatttttcagaggaGATCAAATGGAACGATGGCTTGGATGAATATCGTTTGAAACCCAACCAACTTCGGAAGAAGTTCTCTAACCTTGGCGCTGATGCTGTGTTCGCATTCCAATTAAGAAATCCAATTCATAATGGCCATGCGCTGTTGATGCAGGATACGCATCGTAGTCTGTTGGAACGAGGCTTTAAAAAGCCTGTTTTGTTGTTGCATCCACTTGGAGGTTGGACGAAGGAAGATGATGTTCCGTTAGTTGTACGCATTCAACAACATCAAGCTGTTTTGAAAGAGAAAGTTCTCGATCCTGAAAGCACAGTGTTAGGTAAGTGTGATTATTTgtatgcgcatgcgcaaaaatttgaaaaatatagacAAGGAAATAACTTACTGAtaaatttaatcattttttccTCGACTTAATTTTCGAACTACTTGTCCACATTTTTTCTGCGGCGCTCGTTATAGGGCGGTGTTTATTAGTGGGCGTTCAGTTTGTAATGTAATTCACTGAAAAACGCTACGGAAACGCTACGACGTCCCGAGTCAAATATAGTCTGGAGAGGATTTAATTGGTTACGAAAGATTTAGTCATTTTACCTTTTATTAATCGTGTCATGTGCTTTAATTTTTGCCTAATTTTTACGTATAGCCATATTTCCATCTCCTATGATGTATGCCGGTCCAACCGAAGTTCAGTGGCATTGCAAGGCGCGCATTGCGGCAGGTGCAACGTTTTATATTGTTGGGCGCGATCCTGCTGGTATGGGACATCCTGACCAACCTGGAGATTTATACGACGCCACCCATGGAAAGAAAGTATTGACCATGGCCCCTGGTCTTACGCGTCTGGAGATTGTACCGTTTAAAGTAGCAGCTTACAATAAGGTTAACCACAAGATGGAATTTTTTAACCCCGAGAAAAAAGATGAATTTGAATTTATATCTGGTACTAAAATGAGAGCGTTCGCACGAAACGGAGAACAACCACCGAATGGTTTTATGGCTCCTGCAGCTTGGAAAGTTTTGGCCGACTACTATAGCTCAATCTCAAAAAGCAACTAGGATAACTTTGTAGCTATTTATAAAACGTATTTTTATATAATCAATACCCTAGTTAAGTCGTAAACAGCACATttcaaataacttttaaaacaatctACAGTCAATTGAAACCAAGCTTCATCTAAAAACAATCGTCTACCTGCTTGTAAAATTCACGTGCGTTCTTAAAAATTACCTTTGGGTAAACGTGTCTTTGTTTTGTATTCGTCTGCAAAGTGTTCTTCGTTTGTCTTTATTAGGTCATAAGAGTTTGTAggtaaatattttgtaaaatgcGAAATCAAGCGCAATGATGGTCTCAGAATAACTTGATTCGGAGAAATTCTGAATCGCCCTCACTTTTTAGGTGAAATtaccttttttgatttttgataatCTAGTCTCAAGACCTAAACATTAACATAATCaggcgtgtctacactggtaaAGATTTAGTGATGCTGACATCACATGTGCTTTTGATTGTGGCACTTATGTATCGGTATACCAAGCTTTCAATCTTGACATTCTCTCAAAATAATCACCACTATTTAACGCGGGTCTATTTAAACGACACGCGTCAAAAGTAGTGTGCGGGTGTGGTAT
This window contains:
- the LOC130644919 gene encoding bifunctional 3'-phosphoadenosine 5'-phosphosulfate synthase-like; its protein translation is MASASDSQTIHKATNVEFQKGHVSRKKRGEVIGHAQEFRGCTIWFTGLSGAGKTTISFALEEYLCSRGIPTYGLDGDNMRKGLNTNLGFSPKDREENIRRVSEVAKLFADAGIVCLSSFISPYEKDRRKARKLHEEAGLRFFECYIDTSLEICETRDVKGLYKKARAGVIKGFTGIDSAYEAPVKPDIVLKAGELNVDECVQQLLKVLESHQIIPGTMINEVEELFVTENEVKEYQKKAEAVPCIKINKVNMQWVQVLAEGWASPLKGFMKERRYLQTLHFNTLQGADTVNQSVPIVLPINNEEKELLEGVEEFVLEYDGKKVAMMKGFEIFPHRKEERCCRQFGTRSVNHPYVKMIMESGDWLVGGDLYVFEEIKWNDGLDEYRLKPNQLRKKFSNLGADAVFAFQLRNPIHNGHALLMQDTHRSLLERGFKKPVLLLHPLGGWTKEDDVPLVVRIQQHQAVLKEKVLDPESTVLAIFPSPMMYAGPTEVQWHCKARIAAGATFYIVGRDPAGMGHPDQPGDLYDATHGKKVLTMAPGLTRLEIVPFKVAAYNKVNHKMEFFNPEKKDEFEFISGTKMRAFARNGEQPPNGFMAPAAWKVLADYYSSISKSN